CTCCGTCCCCAAAATACCATATAGCACCCTCTCTTTGGGCATTTGAAAAATAACCAAGGAAAAGAGCTAAAAAAGTAATATAGATTTTGCGGTTCAAAGTAGGTCTTGTTTATTATTTAGGACAGTAAAATAAGGCCATTTACCCTATTTGCAAACAACTTGCTTTAAAAAGTAAGAAAACACGTTAAATTATAACTATAAATCAAACTCCAAAAAATATTACAGCCTAAAGCTAAAATCTGTCAAATAGAATTTAATTTAAAAGTGGTTCTATTTTTTTCCTTTCCCATTTCATATACCTCCTTCTTTCCTTAATTTTGCATTCTATTTCTAGATTGGATAATTATGGCAGATTTTTATGCATTGACCGTTAAAAACATTAAAAAATTAACCCCCAATTCCGTGGCGGTCACTTTTGAGATTCCCAAGGATTTGGTTCAGACCTTTTTATTTACGGCCGGGCAATACATCACCATAAAAAAAGAAATAAAGGGAAAGGAATTGCGTAGGGCCTACTCCATCAGCTCTTCCCCCAAGAAAGACCATATTACCATCGGTATCAAAAAAGTAGATAATGGTGGATTCTCCCATTACGCCAATACTAAACTGCAAGTTGGCGACACCTTGGAAGTTATGCCTCCTGAAGGTCGGTTTTCATTTAAACCCAAGGGTAGCCCACAACATGTTGCGGCCTTTGCAGCGGGTAGCGGTATTACCCCTATCATGAGCATTGCCAAATCCGTATTGGATGGAAATCCCAAAAATACTTTTGTATTGGTCTATGGTAACAAATCATATGAGGAAACCATGTTTTATACAGATTTGGTAAAACTGGAACTAGATTATACCAATAGGTTTTTTGTCTATTTCATCAACAGTCAAACTCGCGAGGATAACGCACTTTTTGGTCGAATAGACACCTCAACGGTGAATTATGCCTTAAAGAACAAACATGCCGGTACTGACTTCGATGGATATTATCTCTGTGGACCCCAACAGATGATCGAAAATGTAAAGGATACCTTGTTGGACAATGATATTTCTGAAGATAAGATTCATTTTGAACTTTTTACCGCTACGGAAATTAAGGAGGAAATGCCCAGTTTACCGGAAGGACAGACCGTTTTGACCGTAACCTTGGAAGATGAGGAATTCCAATTGACCATGGACAAGAAAACTACGGTTTTGGATGCGGTCCTAAAGGAAAACATCGATGCTCCCTATTCCTGCCAAGGTGGAGTGTGCAGCAGTTGTATTGCCCGTATTACCGAAGGAAAAGCAGAAATGGCTGCCAATCAAATCCTTACCGATGGCGAAATCGAAGAAGGTTTTGTACTTACCTGTCAGGCCCATCCCACAACGCCTACCCTTAAAGTGGATTATGACGACGTTTAGTGCACCTGCACTTTACTTTTTTCCTGTAACATGCGTCGCTTAGGAGTAATAACATTACCAAATTATTGCATTGGGCTAATTTGATGTAGTCCTTGTGTTACATTTGGTCAATTTCTACCTTTAAGTATGACCTGGGAAATTATTACCGTATTTCTTATCATCGGCGCAGTTGTAATCCTGTTTGCCTTTGAAGTTTTTCCTATGGATAAAATCTCATTTTTAATCATAGGAATTCTTTTGCTCTCTGGCCTGGTAAGCCCGGAAGAGGCTGTAAGTGGGTTTTCCAACAAAGCCGTGATAACTATCCTTTGCCTTATGATATTGGCCATTGGACTAGAGGATAACGGAGTAATTTCGTGGTTGGCAGAAGGATTAAAAATCCTAAAAAGTTGGCCGGCCGTTCTTGCCTTGATTGCCATCATGATTTTATCCGGAGGTATCTCGGCGTTCATCAGCTCCACTGCGGTCGTCATTGTTTTTATAAAAATCGTCGCAAAGCTCAAGGAAAAATATGGTATGCTGCCGGGAAAGCTACTGCTGCCCATTTCCTTTGCAGGAATTCTGGGTGGAAGCTGCACGCTAATGGGTACTTCCACGAATTTGATCGTGAACAATATAGCCCTCCGTTACACAGGCGAAAAACTTGGTTTTTTTGAATTTTCCCTTTTGGGTTTGACCTTCCTTGGTGTTTCCATGTTCATCATTGTTCTGTTCTACAAATTTTTACCCAAAGGCGATGGGGACAAACTATCGGATACCTACAATCTAAACCGATACCTGCTCACCCTAAAGGTAAACAAAGACTCCCCTTTGGTAGACAAGGAACTACAGGACACTTTCATGTTCAAGGAATCCGAAATTACTGTTTTAAGGGTAACCCGAAACAATTTGGAGAAGAATATGCTCAGCCCTGGATTGAAAATAAAGGCAAACGATATTATTCTATTGCATTGCAGCTTGGAAAATCTTCAAAAAATGAGAGGGGAAGGGTATTTTGACCTTGATATCGATGAAAATACTGCCGATTTTACATCCGAAGAAACATCCATCAAGAGATTGGACAGAAAAGAAAAGGATTCTCCCGATGAAAAAGAACATGAAACCATCCTCCTTGAGCTTTTATTGTTACCAGGTTCCCGTTTTATTGGAAAAACACTATCGGGACTTAAAAAAATGATTGTACCAAGGGCCATTCCAATTGCGGTAAACAAGAGAAAACCCTTGACCAACCTCAGAAGTCGTTTGCATTTGAACAATAGTGCCATAACCCGGCTCCGGGTAGGCGATCGTCTATTGATACAGACAGATACTTCCTACCTCAACAATTTTGAGAACAGTAACAATTTGGCCGTTCTAAACCAGTTTGACGGGGCACTGCCCTCTACCTCCTTTAAAAGAAATTTATGCCTTTTGATTTTGGTAGTTACCATTATCCTTGCGGCAACCGGGGTTTTTGAGATTATGACCAGCGTTATATTTGGGACCATTGCCATGCTCCTTTTTAAGTGTATTGAACTCAATACCATTTATGAAAAAATCAACTGGCAGATCATTTTTCTTTTGGCAGGCATGATTCCTCTAGGCATTGCCATGACGAACTCCGGGGCAGATCAATGGTTGACCCAAGAACTTTTAAAAATTATGGCCGGCCAGCAGCCTATATTTATCATCGGCGTGCTATTCCTTACTACTATGTTGTTCAGCAGTGTGGTATCCAACAACGCTACAGCCATCATTATGGCACCAATTGCGATAGCATTGGCCAAAGGTTTGGATCTGGACGTGAAACCCTTTATCCTTTGTGTCATGTTTGCGGCAAACTTCAGTTTTTTTACGCCTTTGGGGTATCAGACCAACGCCTTGATCTATAGCATGGGAATTTATAAGTTTAAGCACTTTCTCATTCTGGGAGGGGTCATTTCCATAGTGCTGTTGGTGCTTGGAACACTATTATTGAGTGCTATGCTTTAGCTAATGGTATTATTTCTTTAGGCAAGGTATTTCTCCAACTGTCTACTAGCGTTTTCATAGCCTATGGCATACGCCTTTTCAATCCCTTTTCGGTCCAAAATACCTATATGCTCCAAAGATTTGGGTTCTATGACCAAATCACAGCTTTTTATCTTCTCCCTGTTGATGGCATAAATCATCAATCCGGTAACCCTGCCTGTAAGTTGCAGGGAATTGGTAAGATTCTTTTTGTTCAGCTCTGAAACGATTGAAACATTGCTCCCAATGACAAAATCTACCTTGTCCCGAATCGGTTCCAATGGAAAATTGTTCATGATACCTCCGTCCGCATATAAATTGCCTTTGTAATCTACAGGACTGAATACTGGAGGCAACGCTGCGGATGCCAATAATGGCTTAATAAGCTCCCCCTGATGTATAAAAAGCTCCTCTCCCTTTTCCAAATTGGTAGCCACTACGAAAAGTTCGCGCTGCAACCCTTCAAAGGAATTATGAGGAAAATAAGTTTTAAAAATATCTTCATACCTATCGGTATCTAAAAATCCCGCCTTACCAATCGATAAAAAATTATATTTAAAAAGAGGTGTCTCCTTAAAAAATCGAAGCATATCCATAATAGGAGTCTCATTTGCATATAGCGCTCCTACTAAGGCTCCCACACTACTACCCGACACAATTTCTGCATTTAA
This window of the Maribacter cobaltidurans genome carries:
- a CDS encoding ferredoxin--NADP reductase; its protein translation is MADFYALTVKNIKKLTPNSVAVTFEIPKDLVQTFLFTAGQYITIKKEIKGKELRRAYSISSSPKKDHITIGIKKVDNGGFSHYANTKLQVGDTLEVMPPEGRFSFKPKGSPQHVAAFAAGSGITPIMSIAKSVLDGNPKNTFVLVYGNKSYEETMFYTDLVKLELDYTNRFFVYFINSQTREDNALFGRIDTSTVNYALKNKHAGTDFDGYYLCGPQQMIENVKDTLLDNDISEDKIHFELFTATEIKEEMPSLPEGQTVLTVTLEDEEFQLTMDKKTTVLDAVLKENIDAPYSCQGGVCSSCIARITEGKAEMAANQILTDGEIEEGFVLTCQAHPTTPTLKVDYDDV
- a CDS encoding SLC13 family permease, which encodes MTWEIITVFLIIGAVVILFAFEVFPMDKISFLIIGILLLSGLVSPEEAVSGFSNKAVITILCLMILAIGLEDNGVISWLAEGLKILKSWPAVLALIAIMILSGGISAFISSTAVVIVFIKIVAKLKEKYGMLPGKLLLPISFAGILGGSCTLMGTSTNLIVNNIALRYTGEKLGFFEFSLLGLTFLGVSMFIIVLFYKFLPKGDGDKLSDTYNLNRYLLTLKVNKDSPLVDKELQDTFMFKESEITVLRVTRNNLEKNMLSPGLKIKANDIILLHCSLENLQKMRGEGYFDLDIDENTADFTSEETSIKRLDRKEKDSPDEKEHETILLELLLLPGSRFIGKTLSGLKKMIVPRAIPIAVNKRKPLTNLRSRLHLNNSAITRLRVGDRLLIQTDTSYLNNFENSNNLAVLNQFDGALPSTSFKRNLCLLILVVTIILAATGVFEIMTSVIFGTIAMLLFKCIELNTIYEKINWQIIFLLAGMIPLGIAMTNSGADQWLTQELLKIMAGQQPIFIIGVLFLTTMLFSSVVSNNATAIIMAPIAIALAKGLDLDVKPFILCVMFAANFSFFTPLGYQTNALIYSMGIYKFKHFLILGGVISIVLLVLGTLLLSAML
- a CDS encoding patatin-like phospholipase family protein, encoding MEKGKILSEKKIGLVLSGGGVRGMAHIGVIKAMNEFGLNAEIVSGSSVGALVGALYANETPIMDMLRFFKETPLFKYNFLSIGKAGFLDTDRYEDIFKTYFPHNSFEGLQRELFVVATNLEKGEELFIHQGELIKPLLASAALPPVFSPVDYKGNLYADGGIMNNFPLEPIRDKVDFVIGSNVSIVSELNKKNLTNSLQLTGRVTGLMIYAINREKIKSCDLVIEPKSLEHIGILDRKGIEKAYAIGYENASRQLEKYLA